One stretch of Epinephelus lanceolatus isolate andai-2023 chromosome 15, ASM4190304v1, whole genome shotgun sequence DNA includes these proteins:
- the LOC117266873 gene encoding transmembrane protein 151B-like: MSPPASAATASESSTTTVFEEDTREEQRPLKQSLSKSLCRESFWKCLLLSILMYGCMGAMVWCHVTKVTRLTFDSAFKGKSMMYHDSPCSDGYIYIPLALLGMLYLVYLVECWHCHVKNELQHKVDVEGIYERIQRMQQAKPCIWWKAISYHYVRRTRQVTRYRNGDAYTSTQVYHERVNTHVAEAEFDYGHCGVKDVSKQLLGLEKSALTKMRFTKCFSFANVESENSYLTQRARFFTDNEGLDDYMEAREGMHLKNIDLKEYVMVLSDPDHHPWYLSHYVFWFASLLTFSWPLRVFTEYHTAYVHYRVEKLFGHDYLPVTPCDDRPYWRRIPRVNTIDSTELEWHIRSNQQLVPSYSEAGLMDLAQCPTSFSGIRQNCERCHRAISCSSVFSRSALSVCTGASSRIPFSSSRFSLARRYGSQRSCFWRSGSLDDQESPSENTRCLSERLTTDDEEPPDYEDALCYPVLIVHCSENCHNHRSFHRNGSCVETSL, translated from the exons ATGTCCCCTCCAGCATCGGCTGCGACAGCGAGTGAAAGCAGTACGACCACCGTATTCGAGGAGGACACCAGGGAGGAG CAAAGACCCCTGAAGCAATCTCTGAGCAAGTCACTTTGCCGGGAGAGTTTTTGGAAATGCCTCCTCTTGTCCATTCTCATGTACGGCTGCATGGGAGCGATGGTTTGGTGTCATGTCACCAAGGTGACCCGCCTCACCTTTGACAGTGCCTTCAAAGGGAAATCCATGATGTACCATGACAGTCCCTGCTCTGACGGCTATATCTACATCCCTCTGGCTCTACTGGGCATGCTCTATTTAGTCTATCTGGTGGAGTGTTGGCACTGTCATGTGAAGAATGAGCTGCAGCACAAAGTGGATGTGGAGGGCATCTACGAGCGCATCCAAAGGATGCAGCAAGCCAAACCCTGCATCTGGTGGAAGGCCATCAGCTATCACTACGTTCGCCGAACACGACAAGTCACACGCTACCGGAATGGAGACGCTTACACCAGTACCCAGGTTTACCATGAACGTGTCAACACTCATGTGGCAGAGGCTGAATTTGACTACGGTCACTGTGGTGTCAAGGATGTTTCAAAGCAGCTGCTGGGCTTGGAGAAGTCTGCTCTTACTAAGATGCGGTTCACCAAGTGCTTTAGTTTTGCCAATGTAGAGTCAGAGAATTCCTACCTTACACAGCGAGCAAGGTTTTTCACCGACAATGAGGGCCTTGATGACTACATGGAAGCCAGGGAGGGCATGCACCTGAAAAACATTGACCTGAAGGAGTATGTCATGGTGCTGTCCGACCCGGACCACCACCCCTGGTACCTGTCCCATTACGTCTTCTGGTTTGCCTCACTCCTCACGTTCTCCTGGCCTCTCAGAGTCTTCACAGAGTATCACACTGCATATGTCCACTATCGTGTTGAGAAGCTCTTTGGGCACGATTACCTCCCCGTGACCCCATGTGATGATCGGCCATATTGGCGTCGCATCCCTCGTGTTAACACCATTGACAGTACAGAACTGGAATGGCACATTCGTTCCAACCAGCAACTGGTGCCCAGTTACTCAGAGGCTGGCCTGATGGACCTGGCCCAGTGCCCGACCAGCTTCAGCGGGATACGTCAGAATTGTGAACGCTGCCACAGAGCcatcagctgctcctctgtgttCTCCAGGAGTGCCCTCAGCGTCTGTACTGGTGCCAGCTCCCGCATACCCTTCAGCAGCAGTCGCTTCTCCTTGGCGCGACGCTACGGCTCCCAGCGCAGCTGCTTCTGGAGGAGTGGCAGCTTGGATGACCAGGAGAGTCCCAGCGAGAACACCCGCTGTCTCTCAGAGCGCCTCACCACAGATGATGAGGAACCCCCAGACTATGAGGACGCACTTTGCTACCCAGTGCTCATAGTTCACTGTAGCGAGAATTGCCACAACCACAGATCTTTCCACAGAAATGGCTCCTGCGTGGAGACTTCCTTATGA